ATCCCCGTGCTTCCAAATAACTATTACGCCGCTTTGTAATCTTCTTCTACTGTTTGGTCTTTTCCATTGTTCAATCCCATCGCCTTGAACACGAAGGTCAGGACGATTGCTACGACAAAGTTGAGGATCAGTGCGTATAGTGCAGCATAGCCTGCGACAGTCGATCCAAACAAGTGCAGTGGATAGATGGACTTCATATCTTGGGAGAATGCCATCATCGTACCTGACACCATTCCAACAAGCCATCCGAGGATAAGTGCCCAGCGATTGAACCAGTTTGTGTAGAGGCCAATGATTACGGACGGGAATGTTTGCAGGATCCATATCCCTCCTAATAGCTGCAAGTTAATCGCATATTCTTTCGGGAAGAAAATGATGAATCCAAGCGCTCCCACTTTCACAAGAAGCGAAATGAGCTTGGCCATACTTGATTCCTGCTTAGCTGAACAGTTCGGATTGATATACTCGCGGTAGATATTTCGCGTAAACAGGTTTGCTGCAGCAATAGACATGATGGCTGCTGGAACAAGCGCCCCAATCGCGATTGCTGCGAATGCAAAACCGCTGAACCAATCCGGGAACATTTTCAAAAACAACGCCGGGATGGCATCATTTCCTGATTTCACATTGACATGGGCCGCTAGAGCCATAAAGCCAAGCAATGTGATGAATCCCAGTACAAGGGAATACGCAGGCAATATCGCCGCATTCTTTTTGATTGTGTTGCGGCTATTCGAACTGAGCACCCCTGTCAGGGAATGCGGATATAGGAATAGTGCAAGAGCCGATCCGAATGCAAGCGTTCCATACGCCATGAAAGATCCTTTTCCTAAGATGAAAGCTCCTGGCGGGTTATGGGTGGATAAAGCATCCTTTGCTGAATCAAAAATCGTTCCAAAACCACCCAGCTTCATAGGAATGACGATGACGGCCACGATAATCGTTATGTAGATCATAATGTCCTTCACAATCGCGATCGATGCCGGTGCACGAAGTCCGCTGGAATACGTATACACAGCAAGGATGGCAAACGCGATGATCAGCGGCAGTTCGCCAGCGAGGCCAGTACTTTTAAAGCCCATCGCAGAAATGACTGCCTGCATCCCAACAAGCTGAAGCGCGATGTAAGGCATTGTAGCCAGTATGCCTGTGATAGCAACAGCGAGCGCTAATGTACTGCTATTATATCTGCCGCGCACAAAATCGGAAGCGGTTACATAACCGTGCTTGCGGGAAACCGACCAAAGACGAGGCATTACAACGAAAATAAAAGGATACACAACAATCGTATAAGGAACAGCGAAGAAGCCCATCGCCCCTGCCCCATATAAGAGCGCCGGTACTGCAATAAATGTATAAGCGGTATATAAATCGCCGCCTAATAGAAACCATGTGACGACCGTGCCGAATCTTCTTCCGCCAAGCCCCCACTCATCAAGCTGTGTTAAATCCCCTTTGCGCCATCTTGCTGCATAGAAGCCGAGAACGGTTACGAAAATAAAAAATAAAATGAAAACACTAAGCGCTGTCCAGTTCATCTCTTAACACTCCTTATGGCCATGATCGTCCAATTACTTTTCCTTCGTTTTATAATAGACAATGATCGTTAACACACCTGATACCAGAATCATCGCAAGCTGGTACCAATAAAAAAACGGAAATCCAAAAAGCCTAGGTTCATCAAATGCATACATTCCAGGGAACAGCGTCGTGATAAACGGGACAATCAAAAGTACATACCAAAAGCTAAACTTCGATTTTTGACTTTTTTCCGTATTCATATGTAATCTCCTTTCCATTGATCTACTTAAATATTTGCACATTAATAAATATTCTGTCAATTTATTTTTTGGAATAGGTATACTTTAATGGTGCTTACTTCCTAGGAAGCGCGTGGACTGCTCTTGTGCTTCCTTAATGCCTACCATACAAATTGGTAGTATATAAATTAAATTCACTTCTAAAAGCTCCGCGTAAATTACCAAACAAAGTTTGTAAATCTCTTCTGGAGAAATATTTTCCATCTTTTATCTCTCTAATGCTTTCTTCTAAGCTTAAGAAATTCTTTATATTTTGAACCAAGTATTCTTTTTCTTCCTTATCATAATCTCCTTCAGAAACAAGATTCAACAGGGTGTTCCTTGCCTGTTCTACATCAAAAAGCATTCTATTCAGTTTATCTTTATCTATTGATTTTGGATCCGTGCCGATTAGCCATTGCTGCTCAAAAATCGGAAGAATATATTGGGTTCGCTCTACTGTGAAATTGAAATTATCACTTGTTGAAATCTCATTTAAATCCTCTTCATAGGTTTTTTTAAACTCGTTAAGCTCTTCTTTATAAGTCTTGCAATTATGTGTTTCCCAACCAGGATGATAAGTAAAACTTTGATTGACACTAAGCGGAGATAGCGGATAATACCAAGTCATTATAGAAATAAAAATGATAATAAGTATTGTTCCTGAAACTAATGTCCAAATCTTTTTATTACGTTTTGTACTCATATAAAACTCCTTTTTTTGAGGATTAATCCTAATGAATTTATACAAATTTTAACAGATTTCAATAACCATTTATATTACTAAACAAACAAAACAGGACAATTGTGGGATTTTATAGAACTTCTTATAGTAAGTGGATTGGAGGAGAATTTTAGTGGGAAAACCGAGTATGTTAGTTCTTGGAACGGCACACTTAAGTAATCCCGATAATGGAGAATTGTTTAAAATAGAAAGCAAATCGCAACTATTCAGCTCCTGCTTCGTCTAACATATAAATAATCAATTTGCGGGGTGCTTAAATGAAAAAGTATATCGTCCTGATTCTGAGCTTGTTTTTCCTCACTGCTTGTACAAGTGGAAAAACGCAGTCATTAGAGGAATTTTGGAAGGATACTGATATAAAGAAGGTTGACGAAATCGTCATTCAGGATGGTACGAGTGGAGGATCATTAACCATAACCGAGCAAGATCAAATGGATGATTTGCTTTCCCAGATTAAAGATATCGAGTTTACGCCTAAGAAAAATCAAGAGGAAGTTAAGGGATGGAGCTATGCCGTTACTCTTTTTGATGGTAAGAAGAGTTTTAAATTCTTCACGGATAAAATCGGTAAAACTTACTACGATTCAACTCCGGAAATACTTCCGATTATCGAAAAGTATTACCACGACCATCTGCCAAGGGCAAGCTACTGATTTATTTCAGGAAAACAATTCAAGCGATCAAATGAAACCTGAGAACCTGCCGCTTGTTATGGAGGTAATTGAATGACAAATTTACATAATGAAGAAAAGTTAACAGGCGGCAACGTCTCAAACGTATATCGATCGAAAGATACAGTTCGAAGAGATTTAAAGACTAATAGTGATAAAATTCATACATTATTGCAGCATTTGGAAAGCAAGGGTTTTAATTACGCACCAAGGTTTTTAGGCATTGATGAAAGCAATAGAGAAATATTATCTTTTATTGAAGGAGAAGCAGGGAATTATCCTCTGAAGGAATATATGTGGTCAGATGAAGCTTTGAAAAAAATAGCGAAGATCCTTCGTCAGTATCATGATGCTGTATCTGATTTCCCTTCACTATATGAGTGGGCTCCCATCGATAATACACCAGATAACTTTGAGGTCTTATGCCACAATGATTTTGCAATCTATAACATTATTTTCAATCAAGAAATGCCGGTTGGTATTATTGACTTTGATGTTGCTGCTCCCGGTCCAAGACTTTGGGACATTGCCTATACCCTCTACACATGCGTTCCTTTAAGCAGACATTATCATAATGAAAAAGGCGAGGAAGTGCGTTATAACTCAACGCGTGATGCCGAACGCATAAAACGAAGAGTTAATTTATTTTTTGAAACCTATGATATTGAGGGAATGGAAGAAGGGTTTTTAGATATGGTATTGCTGCGATTAGAAGGTTTATGTAAATACATGAAACGAAAAGCCGCTGAAGGCGACAGCTCTTTTCAAAGAATGGTTGATGAAGGACATTATGAACACTATCAAATGGATATTACATTCATTCGAGAGCACGGAAAAGAGTGGATTTGAGAAGTCATTTAATCCATAACTAAAGGAGCTTGATTATCCAAGTTCCTTTTTGATTTTACACGGGGACGGTTCGAGCGCTCCCTACCCCTTAATCGGTCTGTCCAGAGCAACCATCAGTTACTGTCATTAGGATTTATTTTCTTCGCTTTGGCGAATGATCTCATCAACGACGTGCTCGATCGATGCTGTTGCGTCAATTATTATTCCGTTTTTCGGAATGTCTTCTTTCGTTTGATGCAACCTCACAATGAGTTCCCTTTCCGTTGTTCTTCCCTTTCCACCCCACTCATT
This sequence is a window from Falsibacillus pallidus. Protein-coding genes within it:
- a CDS encoding phosphotransferase yields the protein MTNLHNEEKLTGGNVSNVYRSKDTVRRDLKTNSDKIHTLLQHLESKGFNYAPRFLGIDESNREILSFIEGEAGNYPLKEYMWSDEALKKIAKILRQYHDAVSDFPSLYEWAPIDNTPDNFEVLCHNDFAIYNIIFNQEMPVGIIDFDVAAPGPRLWDIAYTLYTCVPLSRHYHNEKGEEVRYNSTRDAERIKRRVNLFFETYDIEGMEEGFLDMVLLRLEGLCKYMKRKAAEGDSSFQRMVDEGHYEHYQMDITFIREHGKEWI
- the mctP gene encoding monocarboxylate uptake permease MctP; translation: MNWTALSVFILFFIFVTVLGFYAARWRKGDLTQLDEWGLGGRRFGTVVTWFLLGGDLYTAYTFIAVPALLYGAGAMGFFAVPYTIVVYPFIFVVMPRLWSVSRKHGYVTASDFVRGRYNSSTLALAVAITGILATMPYIALQLVGMQAVISAMGFKSTGLAGELPLIIAFAILAVYTYSSGLRAPASIAIVKDIMIYITIIVAVIVIPMKLGGFGTIFDSAKDALSTHNPPGAFILGKGSFMAYGTLAFGSALALFLYPHSLTGVLSSNSRNTIKKNAAILPAYSLVLGFITLLGFMALAAHVNVKSGNDAIPALFLKMFPDWFSGFAFAAIAIGALVPAAIMSIAAANLFTRNIYREYINPNCSAKQESSMAKLISLLVKVGALGFIIFFPKEYAINLQLLGGIWILQTFPSVIIGLYTNWFNRWALILGWLVGMVSGTMMAFSQDMKSIYPLHLFGSTVAGYAALYALILNFVVAIVLTFVFKAMGLNNGKDQTVEEDYKAA
- a CDS encoding lipoprotein, whose amino-acid sequence is MKKYIVLILSLFFLTACTSGKTQSLEEFWKDTDIKKVDEIVIQDGTSGGSLTITEQDQMDDLLSQIKDIEFTPKKNQEEVKGWSYAVTLFDGKKSFKFFTDKIGKTYYDSTPEILPIIEKYYHDHLPRASY
- a CDS encoding DUF3311 domain-containing protein — protein: MNTEKSQKSKFSFWYVLLIVPFITTLFPGMYAFDEPRLFGFPFFYWYQLAMILVSGVLTIIVYYKTKEK